The following are from one region of the Salvia hispanica cultivar TCC Black 2014 chromosome 1, UniMelb_Shisp_WGS_1.0, whole genome shotgun sequence genome:
- the LOC125192608 gene encoding cytochrome P450 736A117-like: MSILLILITLLLPWLIKKNVFNHHPPKNQPPSPPNLPVIGNLHQLGALIHHTLQTLGAKHGPVMLLHFGSKPVLVIQSAYAAAKFLKENDLVFSDKPHMSSTRRLMYDRKDVIIAPYGEYWRKLKSICVLQLLSNKRVQSFKFIREEETALLLEEIKSCCLSETAVDLSQLFDLHSNNVICRASFGRRFGEGKSGRRFMMALRELFRLMTNVEIGEFVPWLSWISRVNGFYKRVDKVTEELDEFLEMVVEEC; the protein is encoded by the coding sequence ATGTCAATTCTACTAATTCTCATCACTTTATTGTTACCATGGTTGATCAAGAAAAATGTATTCAACCACCACCCTCCAAAAAACCAACCACCATCTCCGCCGAATCTCCCGGTGATCGGAAACCTCCACCAACTCGGCGCGTTGATTCACCACACCCTCCAAACCCTAGGTGCGAAGCACGGCCCGGTCATGCTCCTCCACTTCGGCAGCAAGCCCGTGCTCGTGATCCAGTCAGCCTACGCGGCCGCGAAGTTTCTCAAAGAGAACGACCTCGTCTTCTCAGACAAGCCCCACATGAGCTCCACACGCCGCCTCATGTACGACCGCAAGGACGTGATCATCGCCCCCTATGGCGAGTACTGGCGGAAGCTGAAGAGCATATGCGTTCTTCAGCTTCTCAGCAACAAAAGGGTTCAATCTTTCAAGTTTATTAGAGAGGAAGAGACAGCTCTCTTGTTAGAAGAGATTAAATCATGTTGTTTGTCTGAAACGGCGGTGGATTTGAGCCAACTGTTTGACTTGCACTCGAATAATGTGATTTGTAGAGCTTCTTTTGGGAGGAGGTTTGGGGAAGGGAAAAGCGGGAGGAGGTTTATGATGGCGCTGAGGGAACTGTTCCGGCTGATGACGAACGTGGAGATCGGGGAGTTTGTTCCGTGGCTTTCGTGGATTAGTCGGGTTAATGGTTTTTATAAAAGAGTTGATAAGGTGACGGAAGAGCTTGATGAGTTTTTGGAGATGGTGGTTGAAGAATGTTAA